TGTGACGCTGAAGCTCTCCTCTTTCAGTGTTGCTCCACCTCTCAGTGGCCCGTCGCCAACAGGGagtagtggaggaagtattcagaccctttactgaagtaaaagtactaataccacactgtgaaaatactccactaaagtcctgcatttaaaaccCTTATTGAAGTAAAAGCATTTAAGTATTATCAGTCAAATGTACTTGAATTAGCCGATCTATATATCCTATATGAGTGGCTGGACTCCAAAACCAGTCGGACGAGCTTTTCCACTCCAACTGGATTCAGCAGAGAGACGGCACATGCTGCTCGGGCCAACCTGAGTCTACTGTTCTGTAAACAAAATATCTCATACAGCACTGAAAATATACAGACTGAATTTTAATACTACATTAAAGAATTAGAGTTGTGTAATTTAAGTTTAGCCTGGTACATGACATATAAAGGCCTTTTATAGAGTGACTGaattccttttaaaatgtttaccttAAATTTCTATTAATTCCTTTTATCCTTTATTAATGTAATCAAGGTCATTTTAATGAGTTTCTAAATGAATACTGTATTACTGTTGGATGGATTATCTGCTAAATAAGGTTTTTTTAGAAGTCAAACTTCCCTTAAACTTGACCAACTAACACAAAAGCTATCCCTTAATTTATACCTGTTTTTCAATTAAGTGAAAATTAAGGGAAGGCTGATCATTTTTAAACCATGCCATGAACCACTAAACTGTATCTTACAATAATCCATTAATTAACTGCAAATTTGATTACTTAATtactttaattaaattttaaggCGTACCTGTAATGGTGTTTTTATAAACATTAAgagttttgtgttgtgtttctgttgcaGGTGTTCAGTGGGAACACGAGACAGCTGTTGGACCAATCACAGTGAAGGAGAGACCTCTAGAGtgagaaaacaaaataacaacttttaaaatgtaggAGATTAAAGCTCGTTACTCTGATGAGATCTGGTTTTCGTGTGTGTTTTATTCTCTCGTGGTTAAATCAGAAGAAGTACAACTGAGTTTCCAACCTGCTGATGATTCAGTGGGTCCAATAGATTTTTCTGAACGCTCTGATATTGTCACGGTCTGGCGCTGTGCCCAGAGGCCGTTGgacttttcctttttgttaagACTTCCGACTATCTTGTGTTCATCTATTTATTGGCTTATTGGTTCTGAAATTGTCTTTAGGATTTGGGGGGTTTTCTGTTATATGTCTGGTTACATTCATtctagtgtttcctgttttatttttgataagttcactcctcttgtgtcttgtctggttttacttcctgcctttctccttttgtgattgtctgccccgccctgatttgttccacTTGTGTTCAATCACCCTGTTCTTCTGgtgtatttagtctgtgtgtttcccctttTTCTCTGTCGGTTCGTTGTCGCTCCTCATGTGTAGTGTGTCACCTTTGAGAGAGTTTTTCCAGTGTTTTGTATTTCAAGTTTATTCctttggtttgttttatgtgaacCTGCCTGACGGACCAGCTGCATGTTTGTTCCTGGTAAGTTTTCTTTCATTAAATCCTTCACCTCTGACTGCCGCCTCCTCATCCTTACCTGCATCTTGGGTCCAAGCCTGTTATCCCAGAAACCCTGACAGATATATCTGACTTTGGTATTTCAATAATACAGGAATCCAccaacaaactgaaaaaaacatggaCGCCTCACATCAGCTGGATTAACGAGTAATAGGATATATTTGGCgacccattttagcatttttcatttaaatttttttagtCCGTCCGAGAGAACGACGCCATCCGTCATCAGTTAGCTAGTGGACTAGTAGCGTCAGAACGCTGCCAGGGAGTAGATGAAAAGTTCCGGCTTCGCTGCTTCATGGTGCGTGTCCACGGGGGtgtttttttatcgcgagggatcgcctcgcttcccagcattggacactTTGGACACTCAGCATTGGCTGctactagacacaaggcactcggtacctgattggacgaatgctttccctcgtaggctgctgctgctcccagctttcaaaccggaaccaacatggcggctgaAATGGCTGAATGActgaaatgtttctgaaaacattttatttgagaaataatccatgcagttgttgaatctgtctttattttggaccGACAATGGTTAGTTTAAAATTTTCTCAGGAGTTTCCGGAGGCATCGAGTCACGCTGgtcggacgcccctgatttgcataaaggagcctagacctcaactttatgcaaatgaggagcagccaacgtgacgccccgtctctcgaatcgcgccgccacgctaccagaatgcattgcacgtccctaatgaatgggaagcgtggaaagggcAGAGGCTGACATGTACCATCAGCTGTCCGGGCTGGACGGACCCACGGCGGAGATGCGGGATTACAATGTGGCGGCCCCGACGtgctgctgcactctgctcACCTGGGACTGGATACCGGTATGGGGGACGGACTGCTGCACAGGCTGCACGGCATGGAGGATGTTCCCACTGTAACATACTGGATGTTACGTCATCCTCATCGGACTAACGGGCTTCTAGTGACATATTACGCACACATGTGGTTCTTTAATCCAGACCGCCGTGATGGTTTTTAAGAAATCTTGAAAGCCGTcgttttactgcttaatttgACACTGAACATAACAACGTTCTTGTTGCTGATCCGTCTCCAAGACGGTGTCATTGTAACTGAGGAATCTTTCTTAGGCTGGTGGATATATGACACTCGCCACTGGGTGTCGGTCAAGACACAAAACTTCACTCTCTGTTAACTGTTAAGTCCTCTCTTCTTTATTGATGGATGTAggttgtgtatgtgtggtcTATGTGTGTTGTGGtcctacagaaaaaaacagagaaatacaTTATCAGCTTACTTGACTAAAAGTAACTTCCAATTTACCTAAATAATATAAGCAACTTAAACAGCAGTATTTCTTGTGTTAATAATATAGCCACAGTGAACtcaatactgtacatttacacaTAACCTGACAGCCACTACATACTGTAAAACCATTTCTTTCAGTACAATATACACACTGATTACCACAATACTATATAACTGAATTAACGTAATGAATAAGCAGTGACATGTGGTGGCATACAGAGCAGCCTTCATTAATGACACTTAATGACCTACAGACTGAACATGAGCTGAACATGAGCTGAACACGAGGTAATGTGTAATGAGACGCATTTAACCACTCTATACAGTAGACAATACTATAACAGAAATATAGCAATAATCAAATATCAATGCACGTGAATAAAGACTATGGAGAGCCTGATATTCCAATATAATGCTAATTAGCCTATACTGTAAGCACAGCACGGTACTTTTGAAGCACAAGATAAACCAGCACAGAAAGGAATAAATTGACAGTTTCTACATAGGAGTCAAAGGAGAGCAAATAAGAAAACCACTTACTGTATGTCATGAACGCACAACAACACATGAATTAGCTCCCTCTACTCAGCCACATACCAACCACCGAGCCTCTGCTTCCCCTGGTGCTTACTAGGATATTACCTCAGTCAGCCAGCAGGGAGCGTATTTTGACTGTCACTACATACTCATAGAAAGGTGGGAATCAAGTGATACAATTATTATAAACCTAATAAATAGTAGGAACTTTCATACAAACAAATTCTGAACTTTGCATTATCATAGTCCTATTACAGTCCAGGCCTTTCTAACAGTAATACTCCCTCATGgcagacgttttttttttcacttttatttgtaaccAAACCACACGTGCACACGGCGCCCGCCGTCAGAGTCGTGTCCAGCTACTGGCTCTGAATCAGCCGCTGGTTACTGTTGTCAGAGACCGACCGCAGataaccaacacaacatttagccggcACAAAATTGATGAAACgcaacagataaacatcggccactgccatcggcgaatgtcatcttatttggCCAGTCAACAAGACAAATATCGGCGATTACCGGTGTTCTGCCAATAAATCGTTGCATCCCTAATAATTTTAACCCTCGCATAACCAACTCTTAGATCATAACTATTCTCTACCATCCGTCCCATGTGACTTGAACGTTAACATGCTCTTTGCTGCAGAGTTCAGCGGCTCCAAGCTTCTCAACCGACTTCATTACGTCTCCAATTATCCCCAAAAAATCTGTGTTCTGAAACAATTGGTTAAAAAATCTATGTGTGATTAACAGGCAGCTCCACCATTACACTCATATACACAGATTTTTATCGATGAAAGTGAAATcacaaagatgtaaaaaaaatcctgtggaAACTTGTTGACTTTGTTAAACTTTCCACTGTGCAATAGCAATATTCAATATTCTGTGCAATATCAACAATATCTTACTGACTTTATCTTTATTGTTTGCTTGCTTATTTATtagatcttgttttgttttttactgatgcttcttgttgtttgcactgtatCCCTTTGCTGCTATAATCCtacaaattattaattaattaataaaggattatctcattTTATCTATGCAGTTTGCAGAGAGGTGGacaatatgaaatgaaaataacacaacagacaaaacttttcttcttctctggtgttTAAAACCACTGCAGCTGAATATTTTGTGATCAGATTTTGTTGATGTTCCAAATATCTGTCAATTTTGTACCAATATGAATCAAGAATTAATCCTTAATTTACCCCTGAAAACATACCAGAGATCCCTTAATTTGTCCTTTAATTTGAaattataaaaactaaaacccttaaaacacattaaaatacaattaaggtacatggaaatgtttcttattcATTAATAAATTGTTTATGATGATTTTAATAGTCTTGAAGGCAGGTAATGCAGTCATTACAATAAATCAGACAACATTAGATAACATCATTCAGTGCTGTAAAATCAGTGTTTTGTAAGTAGCAATGTGAGAGATCAgagggaaataaaggaaataaagcaTAATGATCAGAATCTGGAAAAACAATGTATACACCCTAAATCaccaataatatacatttttcattaaattaaagAGAATATTTCTGTAGAAAATCCAATGGTTGTTCTACtcagtgtgattgacaggagagatgatcagaggggcagagtttttaccACCATAGTTAGGATTCGGACTAAAGTATGggtagagtttctcagtgaaggagcagccagtaaaggagtagataagagctgcagcatcaacatcataaaaggagaccagaccctcctcataatccacaaacacccccaccttctcaggctgagacttcagagagagacggactaaAGGGTCAGTCCAAGCTTTGTACTCATTTTCATTCCTCAAACATATCGACCAGTAACCATTCTGAGGATTCGCTGTGATTTttcccttcctgttgatcgactctctggccactcctaaATCCCAATCAGTCTTCCCTTTAACCTGAACCTCGTAGTAAAACCttcctgaagagaaactctgctttgcTAAGACACAAGCAACAGTATCAAATCTCTCtgggttgtctgggagattTTTCTTTACATCACCACAGTTTACTTGTTTtccatcatcagacaggatgaggtaGGTATGTGCTGTATCAGGATCAAGTGTCACATCCACTGCAGACTGCTGGACCCTCTTCAGCTCGGCCTCAAACAGCTTCTTCATCTGTTTACTGAGCGTCTCCTCCAGCTGATTCACAGCTCTCACCACAGTCCCCTCATATGAAGGTGGACGGACGCTGACTTCTGTCCAGTCCTTGGTGGGTGGAGCAGCGTTCAGGGACGTGAAGctttggaggaggtggaggtggtcttCAGAGTGTGAGAGCTTCACCACTTCAGTGCTTCTCTTCttcagctcagagatttcctgttccagctctttgatgaagCCTTCAGactgtttctctgtctttctctgcttctcttgGATCGTGTCGATGAGCTCGGCCTGGCTTCTctcaacagactccttcagagcggtgaagacctgaacactatctgctatctctctgtctgcatcttccttACTGAGCCCCACTGAGTGTTTCatctcctgaatcttcagtcgtctcttctggatcatctgctgaatttcagcctctgtcgtccccagctcggccttctttccttcatattcttctttcagaggaacaaCATCATGTGTCTTGTGGTCTAAAACAGtgcagagcatgcagacacacatctggtcggtcttacagaacagctccagcagtttatcgtgcttcgtacacatccttccttccaggttctccacagggtcaatcagctgatgtcttttcagacCTGACCTtgtcagatgaggctccaggtgagtctcacagtaggagtccagacacaccaggcaggacttcagggccttcagtttggttccaatgcagacgtcacagggaacttctcctggtttggcagcttgttgctctgagctgctgctgctggctttctgttgagctgactgtctgaactgagCAGCCATCTCAGAGATGAGAGTATTGACCTGCAGCTCAGGTCTTGTGGAGAAAATCTTTTTACAGTTGGGACACTGAAACGGGACCTTAATATCCCAGTGTTGAGTGATGCAGGTTTtacagaagttgtgtccacatggtgtgctgactggatcagtgaacacatccagacagatggagcacagaaactgatcttcagTCAGCAGACAGCTGGCAGCAGACATATCTACACTctgagaacaaaaaacaaaactgtaattacatatcttttgattatttgtttaataaaatcaAACACATACAGTCAGTGGGGCTGGTATTTTGCTTTTTACCTGCCCTTAACACATTTATTACAATTTACTGTGATATATTTATCCagtaatttactttattatttgtttttttgaagcGTCTGAGGGAGCAGAGCAGAATAAAAatccctttctctgtctaaagaGCATTAGAGTCAGAGAGTCAGCTTggacaaagaggaggaagaggaggatcagagagagaggatgaagatACAGAGAGCAGAGAATCAGACACATTCGATGTGCAGAAGAAAAGATGGAAGCTACTGCTCTGGACTGCAggacataatatatataatatcatttcTCTCCACAACCCCCACGGCCACCGATGGACCTCAGGGAAACATTTGCCCTGAGGGGAACTTC
The nucleotide sequence above comes from Sebastes fasciatus isolate fSebFas1 chromosome 4, fSebFas1.pri, whole genome shotgun sequence. Encoded proteins:
- the LOC141766620 gene encoding E3 ubiquitin-protein ligase TRIM21-like isoform X2; the protein is MSAASCLLTEDQFLCSICLDVFTDPVSTPCGHNFCKTCITQHWDIKVPFQCPNCKKIFSTRPELQVNTLISEMAAQFRQSAQQKASSSSSEQQAAKPGEVPCDVCIGTKLKALKSCLVCLDSYCETHLEPHLTRSGLKRHQLIDPVENLEGRMCTKHDKLLELFCKTDQMCVCMLCTVLDHKTHDVVPLKEEYEGKKAELGTTEAEIQQMIQKRRLKIQEMKHSVGLSKEDADREIADSVQVFTALKESVERSQAELIDTIQEKQRKTEKQSEGFIKELEQEISELKKRSTEVVKLSHSEDHLHLLQSFTSLNAAPPTKDWTEVSVRPPSYEGTVVRAVNQLEETLSKQMKKLFEAELKRVQQSAVDVTLDPDTAHTYLILSDDGKQVNCGDVKKNLPDNPERFDTVACVLAKQSFSSGRFYYEVQVKGKTDWDLGVARESINRKGKITANPQNGYWSICLRNENEYKAWTDPLVRLSLKSQPEKVGVFVDYEEGLVSFYDVDAAALIYSFTGCSFTEKLYPYFSPNPNYGGKNSAPLIISPVNHTE
- the LOC141766620 gene encoding E3 ubiquitin-protein ligase TRIM21-like isoform X1 — encoded protein: MSAASCLLTEDQFLCSICLDVFTDPVSTPCGHNFCKTCITQHWDIKVPFQCPNCKKIFSTRPELQVNTLISEMAAQFRQSAQQKASSSSSEQQAAKPGEVPCDVCIGTKLKALKSCLVCLDSYCETHLEPHLTRSGLKRHQLIDPVENLEGRMCTKHDKLLELFCKTDQMCVCMLCTVLDHKTHDVVPLKEEYEGKKAELGTTEAEIQQMIQKRRLKIQEMKHSVGLSKEDADREIADSVQVFTALKESVERSQAELIDTIQEKQRKTEKQSEGFIKELEQEISELKKRSTEVMKKLFEAELKRVQQSAVDVTLDPDTAHTYLILSDDGKQVNCGDVKKNLPDNPERFDTVACVLAKQSFSSGRFYYEVQVKGKTDWDLGVARESINRKGKITANPQNGYWSICLRNENEYKAWTDPLVRLSLKSQPEKVGVFVDYEEGLVSFYDVDAAALIYSFTGCSFTEKLYPYFSPNPNYGGKNSAPLIISPVNHTE